GAGCGAATTGGAAAGAGCTCCGGTAGAGAACCAGTCTGGCTTCACATATGCCTGGACACGTAACCGTGACAGTATTTGCTCTAAATCACGTTTGCCTGTTGTCTTCACTGGAATTTCAAAAACAACGGAAGGGTGTAAAACTGTAGTAGAATTTCAATATAAATCGAAGGTGAAAATATGTGGCAGGCATTTAAATTCCTTAAAGTATACTCATTTTatcacattatatatatatagtttatacaTTACCTGTTATTCTTCCAAGTTCAGATTCATAATAGTTTTTCAGCGCTTTTCCCGCCATGCTGGCGACTTGTGCTCCGTAGCTGTGGCCAATTTAGTACATATTGCCGTAGGATGCGCCGGTTATACGATTAAGTTCCTTCATAAAGTAAGCAATCACATATCCTACCAGAAAACTATCAGCCACTGACTGCACCCATACATCCCACGATGTAGCAGCTGCTTTCCAATAATCCACAGCTATTATATTAACGTCCTCCTAATCAAAATAAcaatcatttaaaaagaaaaaaataattatgaatgacattttttttttttaaaaaaagtctaaGTATCAATTTGTCGACACGCTTGGGTGGCGCAGTAGGCAAAGGACTCGATTTTCAATCGAGAGTTGGACTGTTTGATTTCCGGGGCAAGGCAGACGTTCTTTGTGGTATCATTTGACCGAGGACCATACGTCTGAGGCTAACACAGGTCAATTACGAACACGTGTTTATTATCTTTATATTAAGAAAGctcttatattatatataatttaaagtaGATAGCACCGCCATTATGATGTCTGTTTCACTATGATACGTTGTGTACTAGTATTCGTAAAATTATCGAACGTCCATATGGAATGGTGCATGTAAAACTAGTGCATTGGTACAATGCAGTATGAGCAGAGACAACTTGAGGATTTGTTAAATGCCTGACATACAaccacaattttatacatacatcTTTCAATGAAGTCAAACAACCCTTCCAGTAATAATATACTAGATACCTCTTCTAAAATCAATTTCCTGGCTTTTTTAACCCAGTCGCTTAAGTATAATCCCCACCATCCGTGACAAATAAAGATGGTCCTTTTAGTTCCATCGTAATTAGAACCTGTTATAGTACTCTCCTTGACTGTTGAGGACTGTTTTGTCGCTATTTTAGCAAGTTGTTTCTTCTGCTTTCTCCCTTGTGTGTAAAGGTAGAAGATAGTCTATAagataattgataaaatattatttttacacgAGTTTTTTTTCTCTTCTCATGAATTATGATCAAACAGACTAAACCATATGTATTGTTATATGTAACAGCACATTACAACCTGGCCTCCTACATTCGATATGCAACGAGTACATTTTCTTTCAAGAAATAAGATGAATACGGGAAGCAGGCTGTTTTCAGCTTTTTATAAATCCAGCTGTTAAACAGGGTGTGCCTAAGGGGCCAGGTGCTTTAGGTCGCTGAATTCCAATCACGTGCCCCTTCCCGTTGTgcgttcgaaacctcgctttgaATAtagcattcttcatgtgaggaagccgtcaagctcggtggttctaccaaagtacATTCCTATGTCGGAAATAATGCCGGCACCGAGTCACCTGAAATCTTTCTCCATCATCAAAATCGGGAAAGCCGCAGTATGACCTGTgattgtgtcggtgagacgttatACCTAACACGCAAACTGGCCCGGAAAATAGTCCGTAAGTGAAAAGTTATGCAtgacaaaatttatgacaaaagcTCATCCACAATTAGAGCAAAAATTATAGCAGGTtgaaggttataacacactaaatagttgttgttctttattctatgtacaactgacctatttccaatggcggcagcacacatcagggcccattttaaatgtctgtaacctacattttcttgaagaatattgtcagtgctaaaaaacaattaaaaaaaagtgggggtcatgtttgatgcaagaaaaataatttcagtcaaacacacaaactgcaaaatcagctaaaaagtgagaccccaaattatactggtggtgtatgatctaggtttccatgaaaaattttgtcatgttgttatttcattatgaaaacgctatctacatgtcaagcatagatctgtcatgtaaatttagcaaaaaaattgcaaaaaaaaggaaaatagctctacagagcaaaaaaaatctgaagactatttgtatccgccattatgcgactaccatttttttcgcgccaattttctatttagtgtctgtatgcctgaaGATGACATTTACTGTTTTGAAAATGGCCGAGAACTACTTTAATCTGCAATTATGATATCtaataaatatgtgtaaataagCAAATGTGCATGTTGTTTACATATAACTCATCAGCTCATGACTGTCGTATGTAAGAATTCACTGGTTTGTTTGGAGATTTTCATGCTCCGAGAAAAATATTTCTAGTCTTACCGGTATCTTATCAGGTTTTCTTGGAAGTCGTTCAACATTATCGGTTGGCGGTTCATTCGTAAAAGTGACGTCTTCTCCTCCTATATTGTACGTTACGCTGTCACACCGCACACAACGTAAAGACAGTAAACCAAGCACCGCAGCACACCCATATAAACATGCGTTCTGCATATTGAAATGCCTCTTAGCTACAAACATGAAGAAATTAAcgtaaaataaactgaaatatgtaCGTGTATGAGACTCATTAGCATTGGCACTTAATATGAAGAACGCGGGTTTACAATGGCCGAGATATGCATGTTGAAAATTTCTAAGCTGTTAGATTCGGAAGGGCATAATATCTACAAGTGACTGAGGTCTGcacgataaaatatttcttagCTCTTAAATGAAGAAAACTGGGGTCTGCACTTCTAAACCATGTATAAATTTGAAGAATAAAGATCTACAGAGGCTGCGGTCTGCGAGTTGAAAGATTTCTAATCTACAGAATTGAAGAAACAAAGATCTAAAACGGTTGAAGTCCGCACGTATAAATATTTCTGAGCTAAAACATGAAGAAAATTGATCTACAGCGACTGTGGTCTGCACGTTGAAATATGTCTGAGCTATAGAAAACGGAAATCTTAGATCTACGGCGGCTAAAGTTTGCACGTCGAAATATTTCTGGACTATAAGTCATGAAGAATCAACATAATCTACATTGGTGGCTGAGATCTGCACGAGCTGTAACTTGAAGAACATAGATCTGAAACGGCTGAGGTGGTCACGTTGAATTATTTCTAAGCTGCTAACCTAAAGAGCATAGATCTAAAACGGCTGAGGTGGTCACGTTGAATTATTTCTAAACTTCTAACCTAAAGAACATAGATCTAAAACGGCTGAGTTGGCCACGCTGAATTATTTCTAAGCTGCTAACCTAAAGAACATAGATCTAAAACGGCTGAGTTGTTCATGCTGAATTATTCCTAAGCTGTTAGCCTAAAGAACATAGATCTCGAAGGAGGCGTGCAAGTATAAATATTTCTGAGCTATAAAACATAACAACATAGGTCTACAGCGACTGAAGTTTGCACGCTGAAATTTTCTGAACAATAAACCACGAACGACATAAATCTACCTAGACTGAGGTCCGCACGCTAAAATATTTATAAGCTGTTTATCTACAGCAGTTGTGGTCTGcacactgaaatattttttcagctgTAAAACACGAAGAACAAAAATCTACATGGGCTATTGTCTGTACGTATAATTATTTCTGAGCTATAGAAAATGAACAACGTAGATCTGCAACGAATGAGGTCTGCACATTGAAACATTTCTCAGCTTTAAAACACGAACAACATAAATCTACATAGACATAGGTCTGCACGCTAAAATATTTCTCAGCTTTAAAACACGAACAACATAAATCTACATAGACATAGGTCTGCACGCTAAAATATTTCTCAGCTTTAAAACACGAACAACATAAATCTACCTAGGCAGAGGTCTGCACGCTAAAATATTTCCCAGCCCCAAAACACGAACAACATAAATCTACCTAGGCAGAGGTCTGCACGCTAAAATATTTCCCAGCCCCAAAACACGAACAACATAAATCTACCTAGGCAGAGGTCTGCACGCTAAAATATTTCCCAGCCCAAAAACACGAACAACATAAATCTACCTAGGCAGAGGTCTGCACGCTAAAATATTTCCCAGCCCCAAAACACGAACAACATAAATCTACCTAGGCAGAGGTCTGCACGCTAAAATATTTCCCAGCCCCAAAACACGAACAACATAAATCTACCTAGGCAGAGGTCTGCACGCTAAAATATTTCCCAGCCCCAAAACACGAACAACATTAATCTACCTAGGCAGAGGTCTGCACGCTAAAATATTTCCCAGCCCCAAAACACGAACAACATAAATCTACCTAGGCAGAGGTCTGCACGCTAAAATATTTCCCAGCCCCAAAACACGAACAACATAAATCTACCTAGGCAGAGGTCTGCACGCTAAAATATTTCCCAGCCCCAAAACACGAACAATATAAATCTACATATAGGCAGAGGTCTGCATGCTAAAATATTTCTCAGCTTTAAAACACGAACAACATAAATCTACATAGACAGAGGTCTGCACGCTGAAATATTTCTCAGCTTTAAAACACGAACAACATAAATCTACATAGACAGAGGTCTGCACGCTAAAATATTTCTCAGCTTTAAAACACGAACAACATAAATCTACATAGACAGAGGTCTGCATGCTAAAATATTTCTCAGCTTTAAAACACGAACAATATAAATCTACATATAGGCAGAGGTCTGCATGCTTAAATATTTCTCAGCTTTAAAACACGAACAACATAAATCTACATAGAGGTCTGCATGCTAAAATATTTCTCAGCTTTAAAACACGAACAACATAAATCTACATAGGCAGAGGTCTGCACTCTAAAATATGTGTAAGCTGTAAAGTTAAAAAACATAGATCGAGAGCGACTGAGGTCTGCACGTGGAAGTATAATTTTATCATATCAGCTATAAAAATGAAGAACATAGATCTACAGTGAGTCAGATATTTCCGAGcttttaaaaacgaaaaacaGAAGAATAGAGGGCGAGTTTTGAATGTTGAAATATTTCCCAGCTCTAAAAATGAAGAAATAGATTGACAGCAGTTGAATATCTTAGTCCAAacataaaatgtgtacaaaaatgtACTCACCTTATTATGATATAAAgttctatttgaaataatttcttaatCCGCTCAAATACAATACATAAAAGAGATTTACACAGAATAAAATAGCAGCAACTATATGAGACAAACTcgatattacaaataaaatactaGTAGCTGTCAGaatatattatcataataataagaGACAAAGCTGTTCTTATAATACAGCCGGCAAAGGGTGGCACGGAATCAACATTACATGTGGACATTAGTGTTCAATTAAATTGAGATTTTACTAATTATTCTGCAGTAAAACTGATTTTTAGGAGAGATCCCGTATTACAAATTCGTTTGCTTTCGACATTCGCTCGATTGTTCTCTCAGAGAAACAAAaaatgtgtgcgtgcgtgcgtgtgcgcacgcgcgcgcgtgcgtgtgtgtgtgtttgtgggggtggggtgggggtaggAATGTTCGTTGTTAATATTTGACAAAAGAAGCAGCTACTTTGATTAATAGtgccttatcatgctggacacgattggttctgcctttgcgagcagtTCATccgcactgttcgccattcagtcagtatcttttttggtacgCACCCCTTTTTAAagttaatagtactgtcaaaattaaaagaaaggacaagtgcattataaaaatttagcagggtaagggttgaatATTAGACATATTGGACTGCTGGTAATCGTTCAAGTAATATTTCAACCAGTTCAAAAACCCTTTATTTTGTGGTGTTTCTGTATCCATCCGAATGATGGGAAAACATGTTGCATTTATGAACGAGTATTTATTCTTATCGTAGTCATCATCACAAAGTGGTAGCCGTTAATTGACAGCTACGGCTAGATAGAAAGAAAAGTCAATACTTTAATTATGAATTTCAcgttttcaaatttcatatcgttCAGATATTATAGACAAACTCCTAAATGTcatgttttttcctatatatggaTGCTTTTAAAGACCACCGATGTTTTGGTTTAAAAGTATCACATAAATTAGATATATAAATTAGGTTTAAGAATTAAATGTGGAAACAATCCACTTTTTCTTTAACACCTATTAGGAGATATATGTGAATTACCACCATTCTATTAATTTAATTTGCCTAATCATAATTAAATTTACATCATCACATATCTGACATTTCTTtagtttttatgttaaaatgtattgCAGTCTGGTATAACAGTTTATAAAGTTTCAGAAATTTATATTTCAAGATCTGGCCTATAAAGGAGAGGTAATCCCTGTTTActttgataaagggagataagtTCTGGTCGACTTTTATATAATCAGACCTATAAAGGGGGGTAATTTAGAGACTTGTCAAAGGGAGATAAGTACTATTGACTTCACAGTCAGacctagcctgggaagccgttgataatatttgtgctttgtcagaagaaatcatacctgaTATTTATGCATTAATGATATCACTTAATtcgcgctaattagtgttaattggcattcatcgagtttctgatattatcagaaattgcaggtagaaaaatgttagaaattgtcagactggattcccaggctaagtCAGACCTGAAATGTAGATAAATCCTGTTGACTTCAGTCAGGtctatgaaagaaatttaattttggttGACTGTATAGTCATACCTACTAAAGAGAGGTAATAAGAAATTCTTAATATAATAATACTGTCAAttctgcaagaaaaaatattcaaagatgATGTTTGATTTATAGAACGTtgtataaattacatgtattttgattgcaAACGTATTGTTTTGTTTATCTGTTTATCAGGTATATCACCTTTAGATGAATATATTGACAAGATGTTCAATTATTTCACTACAGTTAACTTGACCTTTAAAGGTACTGAATCcgatcaaaactttaacatatgATTTACACAATTAAATTCTAAATATTCATTGCCTGAACATACatacgagtgaaaatgtaagattgAAACATATTGTGATTTTACATTTATACTCATACAGAAGAAACAAAAGGTAAATAACAGCTGCCTTGTTTTGGACAAAGAAAAACGGGGACACCGTTAGTAGCCATTGATGGCTATATTGTGCCCCGAATTGCCCAAGATTATCATGTTGGTAAAATGCATAGTGCACAGGAACAACTCTATACCAGGTTTGTATTAATGATTTACATGGCAGTTATTCTGCTGAAATATGGTAGAGTGATTGGTATCAGGCAAGGAGTTTTGTCTCTTTTGATGAGGCAGTAGACAGTTTCTGTATCGAAAATAGTAGTAAATGCGAGAAACAGAAATACAAGGTAAGTTAACAATTCAGGCATATTATTGGTCATGCAAACTGTTGTGGATAAAAGGCTTATTTTTACCAAAATGGTTAGTAAGCTGATCAGGGTATATAGTATTGGATTACATTAGGTTTCGGATATATTCTGGGTTGTTTGTCTTTGGACGGTGTGTggttattaattttcaaacaagacCAGATGGATTACTCCCCTTtaaatacacattgttttgtCGGTATCCCTTTCAACAGCTTAAGaacatatttgtttattataagttGCTAGTTTTCGAGTTGTTTCTTCATTTATGCATAAGCGGGCATATAGctgacaattttttaaaaagaaactgaccAGTAGTTGTACTCTATGGTGCTAAAACTACCCAAAAGCTGAACATTTCAGTGGAGCTGCATTCAAATTTCATTATGTTTACAGATGGGTTAGTGTCTTCTGCACTTAAATGTTATTATCATACTTTATACTcatacaaaagaaaaagaaaacaaaggtcACAACTGtcttgttttggtaaaaaaaaaaacgaaatgggGACATTGTTAGTAGCCATTCATGGCTACATTGTGCCCCGAATTACCCAAGATTATCATGTTGGTAAAATGAATAGTGCACAGGTGGCAACTCGTCACTAGGTTTGTTTCTATGATTATTTTTACATGACTGTTGTTCTGATGAAATATGGTAGAAGAATGGTTATCAGGTGGGATATTTTGTCAGTAAACAGTTTCTAGCACTGCATTTGAATTTACCGCGTTCGAAATCAGAAATATTACTTAATGTAGCAAACAGGGTAAGttatttataatgtaaacaattgtctATGAAGGTTCATTGTTCAGTACCTATTGAGAAGTGGCGACGCATGCGAACCTATGTCTTTTTAGTGTCAGTTTGTCGCTAATTTGACAGGGGTCTTCAAGGACAATATAAATATCTCATAAACGGTACGAATCAATAGCAAACACATTTTAATACTTACTTTTTAGATTCTGCTAAATGTCCTGGAATATAGAGCAGTAAACTAAATGTttctatcatttgcagggaattttctatGACTTTTTTTAACTTTGGCTAATGTGTATGTTTTCGTTACCAGTTTTTGCGGTCATTCTCTATAGTGGTAAAAGCTTAGCAGTAACTAAACAGACAGGCAAAATCTTGTTTGACCGTATTTCGAATTAATAAGAAGTCATTGTTAATCAGAAagtaatatatgagccgcgccatgagaaaaccaacatagtgggtttgcgaccagcatggatccagaccagcctgcgcatccgcgcagtctggtcagaatccatgctgttcgcttttaaagcctactgcaattagagaaaccgttagcgaacagcacggatcctgaccagactgcgcggatgcgcaggctggtctggatccatgctggtcgcaaacccactatgttggttttcccatggcacggctcatattatcttTTTATGTGTGCTTGTTTACACTTACAAACTAATTTCATTGGTCGGGACACATGGCTTATTTAAGAAGCTCCAAAAACTGGTGCTTGTCTCCAACACATGGTGGCAACTGTGACCGATTTTTGGATGGGTAAGTAATACAACCTTTTCGAATTAAATTTAATTGGAATAATCGGAAATGAATTTGTTTACATTCATTGCTTCTTTTGCATCTTACCTGGCTAACAGTCATGTTCTTTTGAATGATAATCACGGGAAAATATAAACGTAAAGATGTGACTTTGCAAGAAAAAATTATAATTGATATGTGAACGGAATGGCCAAAGTCAGGGCAGTTTGCCGAGCAGTTTGGAATTGGAAAAACATAAGTATGAGGGTACTGTAGAATTTGTCATGGATGGAGAAGAGTGTTTAGAAATTACAAACAATCTGAAAGGTAAGTAGAAATCATGGAAATATTTGACAACGACGCTGAGAATGACATTCACCTAGAAGAAGTAAATACTTCAATATGGGATTGGTTTCAAAATGTTGTGAAACAAGATGTTTGTTTCAGTGGAGCAATGTTGCACGAAGAGACACCTATGTATGCCAAGGAGCTCGGTATATCGGAAGTGGACTTAAAAGCCTTTAAGGGAAGCTCAATCGATTCTATGACAGCCATAACATTTCATTTCGAACTGTTTGTGGTGAAAGCGGAAGTGTCGAGTTCTAAGCTGTGCAACAATAGGAAGTAAAGTTGCCCGACATCATCAACGGTTATGATAAGCGTCACATGCCTAACATGGATGAAACAGGACTGCACTTCAGGGCACTACCCGAAAAAGAAACTGTGTGTGTTCTTGGTGATGATATGAAATGTGGTAAACGTTTTAACGACAGGTTGACAGCCGTTGTGTACAAATATGAACGGGGAGTTAAAAAGCTGTTAAGTTATTATCAAGGCTAGAAtgcatttttttacagaaatctTCAAGTGAATGATCTTCCGGTCACATGAAAGTGGAATAAGAAAAGCGTAACTAACCTCCGATAGCACCTCCCAGCAGACCTTTATCTGAGTAATGTGAAAATTCTGTTTTACCAAAGAATATAACTGTTACAAAAGTTCTTCAACCACTTGACCAAGGCATCTTGCAGTATATGGAAGTTCACTACAGCAAAAGGCTAATAAGATCAGTGTTAGCAAATCTTGATGCCAGCTCTTTAAATGAAGAGAtcctttaaaaaatgtataagtGTGTTGTAAGCTGTGCGTTACGTTAGTGGTTCTTTGAAAGACATAAAGCAGGAAACTGTTTGTAAATGCTCTATGTAAGCTGCAATTGACAACAAGTCTGAAACTGAGAAATTTGAAGATGCACGAGGATGTGCCTCTTGCCTAAAAAGTGGTAGAATTGCAAATTGTAGAATCATTTTCGCCAAAACTGTGTCACCGGAAGAGTGCATCAGTGCTGATAATGAGTTTCCAGTTCAAGAGGAGCTGTCACCAGAATGGGAACGTGAACTGTTATGATCTGCGAGTACAGAGTCGAAGGACTGTGAAAATGGTGGAAAACTGCAGGATGGGGAGGCTAATGATGACTGTgatgaaactgaaaatgaacTTGTGATAAAGTCGCATTGGGATACTCTTTATTGCACTGAGAacattaaaatgtactttttaagCCAAGGGCTTGAAGATTCTATTGACATATTTAATACTGCACAGAACAGCCTTGGGAAACAGTCAGTTAAAGCCTCAAGCTATACAGAACAAAAACGTTTTAGTCTAATGTTTCCAATGTCACAGTGGCTATTACAACTGTCGTGCAAATTACTCCGCTTCTTTGGGTAGGACCATCGAACTTGCGTAGGCCaactgggtggcttcctcacaccACATAACGAATTTTACAACTGAAGTGAGGTTTgaaacccacatcggtgatgggcaagttATTGAACTCAACGGCAGACGGAGGATACACACATGCGTGCAGCTATTTTTAATGGCAAAAAAAGCAGTtgtctatttcatttttattgtatgATGATGAGGTAAATATCCAAGTTTACAGACCTGACCAGGTGTTTCATTTCATGATATACTGAAAAAAGGCAGTATCATTATCATCTAAACATAAATGCTACATTATTCATAAGAAAATAGGTTTACAGGCAGTCAATTAAACATATAGAAATTTTCTCGGAAGATCTgtgcccgtattcataaagctcctaaggagaaaacttaggaaaatcctaaactttgtaaaatttcctaaacaacatagcacaaaagaaaagtgtaaactttataagatttattgataatcttcattactatgccagactCTATGAGACAATATTGTTAGACCTTTCAAATATCTCGCCGATTGTTCATAAAACGCTTTGGAATGTTCCCTTAGTTAGCTTTATGAATATGGGCCCAGGTGTTTGAATACATATCTATACTTAGTAGAGCATGTGCGTTTGTTTTGAAGAAGAACTTTTAGGTCAAGTCTTTTTTCAAGAATATCACTTTCTATGGACATCCATGTGACCAGTTACCGATCACAATGATAAAGGATTTTACGATGCatacaaaataaaagcaaaagtCAATTGAGCAATATGTCAGAAAGATTAAGTTTATGCAGATATAGGTCTGCAGGTCCCAGCTCTTTGATCAAGCCTATGTCTTTAATAGTTGCAGCAGTTCTCATAGTCTCTCTGGTCAGGTGTAATTGGATAGCTTTGTATTTGCAGTAATCTTTGTAAACATTTCATTTCCCTTTGTTTGGAGGGCTacttattatatgagccgtgccatgacaaaaccaacatagtgggtctgcgaccagcatggatccagaccagcctgcgcacccgcgcagtctggtcatgctccatgttgttcgcttttaaagcctattggaattggagaaactgttagcgaacagcatggatcctgaccagactgcgcggatgcgcaggctggtctggatccatgctggtcgcaaagccactatgttggttttcccatggcacggctcaattattatgttGATCACCCACTATTTTCTGGGATTAAAATTGTCATTTTGCTTTTAGGGATAGGATGTTGAGGCAGGCAGTTCTAAATACTATTCTTTATTTCTAACTATTTCAGTATTTCTACACTACTTTCAACAGTATTAGAAATGGCAACTTTTGGTTTGATTATCCAGAAATgacggcgtaacgtcatttatctggaaaacataGACTAACTGATtcaaaataataatgtattttagTAAGCAGCAATGTACGGACTCTATTTGGTGAATTGTTGGAAATTAATAACGCGAGCCTATACAATATGATATGACTGAAAGTAAGAAAATCTACAACTATGAAAACCTACATTGTGGAACCTTTTCTGCACGTCATCAATTGCGGGTTTCCCATACAATCCCAGAAGTGACAATTAGACCAATATTTTCGTGTCGGTCTTACGaatacgaccctatctttttattgacaaaatgctatgaaaaatatggttttAATAACATTCTACATGGtagaacaatatttatttcaatcgtGCAGAGCTGCCTTAAACCAAAAACTTGAGGCATTATTGTTCTCTGTTTATTGATAAATACAGCTAATACTGACTGCCTGTTGTTGAATTTACACGTCTGCATTGTTTGATATATGTACCAGGTAACGTAAGGTACTTTAAGACGAAAAcacttaaaatgaattttaagttATTGACATAAAATGTACGCAAAACGTTGCCGGGCGTTGTGAAGCCACAGCTTGCATGTTAAAGTTTGGCCAGTTCATCTCGAAACGTGTGTCAACATATAAAACTGCAAGTTTGTCTTGTCAGCATATCCCAGAAAATACCGAATAGTCTTTGCTTTTGAACAGTATCAGATAAGCGCGATTTTAgctcaattttaacatgttagtGTAAATAAAGTACACGGGTTGCAAGCTTGTACGCATTGTGATACAGCCTcagtacagaaaaaaaacagtctgACATATTATGTTTACTCTTTACAGAATGGCGAGACATCCTTCGTTGTTAAATAGTAAGATCCTCG
The sequence above is a segment of the Mercenaria mercenaria strain notata chromosome 3, MADL_Memer_1, whole genome shotgun sequence genome. Coding sequences within it:
- the LOC128555935 gene encoding pancreatic triacylglycerol lipase-like; the encoded protein is MQNACLYGCAAVLGLLSLRCVRCDSVTYNIGGEDVTFTNEPPTDNVERLPRKPDKIPTIFYLYTQGRKQKKQLAKIATKQSSTVKESTITGSNYDGTKRTIFICHGWWGLYLSDWVKKARKLILEEEDVNIIAVDYWKAAATSWDVWVQSVADSFLVGYVIAYFMKELNRITGASYGNMY